In the genome of Raphanus sativus cultivar WK10039 chromosome 4, ASM80110v3, whole genome shotgun sequence, one region contains:
- the LOC108853971 gene encoding protein AIG2 A, whose product MTSSDQSPSHNVFVYGSFQEPSVVNLILECNPVTVSAQLHGYHLYRLKGRLHPCISPSENGLINGKILTGLTDAQLENLDMIEGDDYVRKTVEVILTETSEKMQVETFVWANKDDPDMYGEWDFEEWKKLHMEKFIKASEKFIEWKKNPDGRSREEFAKFVEEDLTAA is encoded by the exons ATGACTAGTTCTGATCAATCTCCGTCGCACAATGTCTTTGTCTACGGCAGTTTCCAAGAACCATCCGTCGTCAACTTGATTCTCGAATGTAATCCAGTCACCGTCTCTGCTCAACTCCACGGCTA TCATCTATATAGGCTCAAAGGGCGTTTGCATCCATGTATTTCTCCTTCTGAGAACGGACTTATCAATGGAAAG ATACTAACTGGACTAACAGATGCTCAGCTAGAGAATTTAGATATGATTGAAGGAGATGACTATGTGAGGAAGACTGTTGAAGTTATATTGACT GAAACATCCGAGAAGATGCAAGTAGAAACCTTTGTATGGGCTAACAAAGATGATCCTGATATGTATGGAGAATGGGATTTCGAG GAATGGAAGAAACTTCACATGGAAAAGTTCATAAAGGCGTCAGAGAAGTTCATCGAATGGAAGAAGAATCCAGATGGGAGATCAAGGGAAGAGTTTGCCAAATTTGTAGAAGAAGATCTTACCGCGGCCTGA